In one Hypomesus transpacificus isolate Combined female chromosome 18, fHypTra1, whole genome shotgun sequence genomic region, the following are encoded:
- the zfp64 gene encoding zinc finger protein 64 isoform X1, translated as MASYNSNAGSHVVVEVSPDIHICGFCKQQYNNFDVFLAHKQNGCSMPSSDMPDPTTASNLTDSSTEFVFEETYQTCLMRGVKKILTKAQKTPSKKLKPALTSKRRSCCFSGCTFKTQYGQKDMERHLKTHTGEKPFECELCHKRFSRRDKLNMHSRSHTGEKPHKCTYCPYAAADSSSLKKHLRIHYDERPFKCQICPYASRNSSQLTVHLRSHTGDAPFQCQLCEAKFKINSDLKRHIRIHSGEKPYKCDFCDYRCAMKGNLKSHIQIKHSTNVFQCLDCDFQCQNKTVLRQHSRQHQPTQPIQCSKCSYSCSSKGALKVHERIHSEERPFKCDFCSFATKQRSNLVIHKKKCHADKPEKGAGGKGGKCCRGGGDDPPKPASSRYRAKLEATRAFRCDVCEASFVREDSLRSHRKQHRDSQQAGLQRSPPGSSVGLSPAAACRQASSQLQGPQASSEPLAPYGSAQLKIIVSHPLGQEGSFLQTGIDGHQHGKTGTVLLSTESQDMVVNSMIQQVNLLSPMQHLGSQAEGALEPHTVLLTQLSPGDSNPLHQALLQTAITSQESCSPSQTFITTCSDLEGLSALIQEGGTEVTVVTEGNGSMVAVPSDGGCEGVSEELSGQTLPVTVVHGDGGAPCGDGGLLVPNISLSSQGVVIHSLPLVVSAPSQQTGLEQLSSHSLYSHTHTLDGLPH; from the exons ATGGCATCATATAACTCCAACG CAGGAAGTCACGTTGTTGTGGAAGTAAGCCCGGATATCCACATCTGTGGCTTCTGCAAACAGCAGTACAACAACTTTGACGTGTTTCTGGCCCACAAGCAGAATGGCTGCTCCATGCCCTCATCAGACATGCCAGACCCCACCACAGCATCCAACCTCACAG ATTCAAGCACAGAGTTTGTTTTTGAGGAAACATACCAGACGTGTCTTATGAGAGGTGTCAAAAAGATCCTGACCAAAGCCCAGAAAACACCTTCCAAAAAGTTGAAACCTGCCCTGACTTCAAAGAGACGCAGCTGCTGTTTCTCAG GTTGCACCTTTAAAACGCAATATGGCCAAAAAGATATGGAGCGACATCTCAAAACCCATACcg GGGAGAAGCCGTTTGAGTGCGAGCTCTGCCACAAGCGCTTCAGCCGGCGGGACAAGCTCAACATGCACAGCCGCTCGCACACGGGGGAGAAGCCGCACAAGTGCACGTACTGTCCGTACGCGGCGGCGGACAGCAGCAGCCTGAAGAAACACCTGCGTATCCACTACGACGAGCGGCCCTTCAAGTGCCAGATCTGCCCCTACGCCAGCCGCAACTCCAGCCAGCTCACAGTCCACCTCCGGTCACACACTG GGGATGCACCTTTCCAGTGCCAACTGTGTGAAGCGAAGTTCAAGATCAACTCTGACCTCAAGAGGCACATCCGCATCCACTCTGGGGAGAAGCCATACAAGTGTGACTTCTGTGACTACCGCTGTGCCATGAAGGGCAACCTCAAGTCTCACATCCAGATCAAACACAGCACCAATGTCTTCCAGTGCCTGGACTGTGACTTCCAGTGCCAGAACAAGACTGTCCTGAGGCAGCACTCACGCCAGCACCAGCCCACCCAGCCCATCCAGTGTTCCAAGTGCAGCTACTCCTGCTCCAGCAAAGGAGCCCTCAAGGTCCACGAGAGGATCCACTCCGAGGAGCGCCCCTTCAAGTGTGACTTCTGCAGCTTCGCCACCAAGCAGCGCAGCAACCTGGTCATCCACAAGAAGAAGTGCCACGCCGACAAGCCCGAGAAAGGCGCTGGCGGCAAAGGAGGGAAGTGTTGTCGAGGCGGTGGAGATGATCCGCCCAAGCCGGCGAGTTCGCGGTACCGCGCCAAGCTGGAAGCGACGCGTGCCTTCCGCTGTGACGTGTGCGAAGCCTCGTTCGTGAGAGAGGACTCTCTGAGGAGCCACAGGAAGCAGCACAGGGATTCCCAGCAGGCCGGGCTGCAGCGCTCCCCCCCGGGCAGCAGTGTTGGCCTAAGCCCTGCTGCCGCCTGCAGGCAAGCCAGCTCCCAGCTCCAGGGTCCCCAGGCCTCCTCGGAGCCCTTAGCACCTTACGGCAGTGCCCAGCTTAAGATCATTGTATCCCACCCACTGGGCCAGGAAGGCTCCTTTCTGCAGACTGGCATAGATGGGCATCAGCATGGCAAGACTGGCACAGTCCTGCTGAGCACCGAGAGCCAGGACATGGTGGTCAACTCCATGATCCAGCAGGTCAACCTGCTGTCCCCCATGCAGCACCTGGGCTCCCAGGCAGAGGGTGCCCTGGAGCCCCACACTGTCCTCCTGACCCAGCTCTCCCCTGGGGACAGCAACCCGCTCCACCAGGCTCTGCTCCAGACGGCCATCACCTCCCAGGAGTCCTGCAGCCCCAGCCAGACCTTCATCACCACCTGCTCCGACCTGGAGGGCCTCAGCGCCCTCATACAGGAGGGCGGGACGGAGGTGACCGTGGTGACCGAGGGAAACGGCTCCATGGTCGCCGTGCCCTCGGACGGGGGGTGTGAGGGTGTCTCGGAGGAGCTCTCGGGGCAGACGCTGCCGGTGACAGTGGTGCATGGGGACGGTGGCGCCCCCTGCGGGGACGGTGGTCTGCTGGTGCCCAACATCAGCTTAAGCAGCCAGGGCGTGGTGATCCACAGTTTACCCCTGGTGGTGTCCGCCCCTAGCCAGCAGACAGGCCTGGAGCAGCTGTCCTCACACAGCCtgtactcacacacgcacaccctggATGGACTGCCTCACTGA
- the zfp64 gene encoding zinc finger protein 64 isoform X2: MASYNSNGSHVVVEVSPDIHICGFCKQQYNNFDVFLAHKQNGCSMPSSDMPDPTTASNLTDSSTEFVFEETYQTCLMRGVKKILTKAQKTPSKKLKPALTSKRRSCCFSGCTFKTQYGQKDMERHLKTHTGEKPFECELCHKRFSRRDKLNMHSRSHTGEKPHKCTYCPYAAADSSSLKKHLRIHYDERPFKCQICPYASRNSSQLTVHLRSHTGDAPFQCQLCEAKFKINSDLKRHIRIHSGEKPYKCDFCDYRCAMKGNLKSHIQIKHSTNVFQCLDCDFQCQNKTVLRQHSRQHQPTQPIQCSKCSYSCSSKGALKVHERIHSEERPFKCDFCSFATKQRSNLVIHKKKCHADKPEKGAGGKGGKCCRGGGDDPPKPASSRYRAKLEATRAFRCDVCEASFVREDSLRSHRKQHRDSQQAGLQRSPPGSSVGLSPAAACRQASSQLQGPQASSEPLAPYGSAQLKIIVSHPLGQEGSFLQTGIDGHQHGKTGTVLLSTESQDMVVNSMIQQVNLLSPMQHLGSQAEGALEPHTVLLTQLSPGDSNPLHQALLQTAITSQESCSPSQTFITTCSDLEGLSALIQEGGTEVTVVTEGNGSMVAVPSDGGCEGVSEELSGQTLPVTVVHGDGGAPCGDGGLLVPNISLSSQGVVIHSLPLVVSAPSQQTGLEQLSSHSLYSHTHTLDGLPH; this comes from the exons ATGGCATCATATAACTCCAACG GAAGTCACGTTGTTGTGGAAGTAAGCCCGGATATCCACATCTGTGGCTTCTGCAAACAGCAGTACAACAACTTTGACGTGTTTCTGGCCCACAAGCAGAATGGCTGCTCCATGCCCTCATCAGACATGCCAGACCCCACCACAGCATCCAACCTCACAG ATTCAAGCACAGAGTTTGTTTTTGAGGAAACATACCAGACGTGTCTTATGAGAGGTGTCAAAAAGATCCTGACCAAAGCCCAGAAAACACCTTCCAAAAAGTTGAAACCTGCCCTGACTTCAAAGAGACGCAGCTGCTGTTTCTCAG GTTGCACCTTTAAAACGCAATATGGCCAAAAAGATATGGAGCGACATCTCAAAACCCATACcg GGGAGAAGCCGTTTGAGTGCGAGCTCTGCCACAAGCGCTTCAGCCGGCGGGACAAGCTCAACATGCACAGCCGCTCGCACACGGGGGAGAAGCCGCACAAGTGCACGTACTGTCCGTACGCGGCGGCGGACAGCAGCAGCCTGAAGAAACACCTGCGTATCCACTACGACGAGCGGCCCTTCAAGTGCCAGATCTGCCCCTACGCCAGCCGCAACTCCAGCCAGCTCACAGTCCACCTCCGGTCACACACTG GGGATGCACCTTTCCAGTGCCAACTGTGTGAAGCGAAGTTCAAGATCAACTCTGACCTCAAGAGGCACATCCGCATCCACTCTGGGGAGAAGCCATACAAGTGTGACTTCTGTGACTACCGCTGTGCCATGAAGGGCAACCTCAAGTCTCACATCCAGATCAAACACAGCACCAATGTCTTCCAGTGCCTGGACTGTGACTTCCAGTGCCAGAACAAGACTGTCCTGAGGCAGCACTCACGCCAGCACCAGCCCACCCAGCCCATCCAGTGTTCCAAGTGCAGCTACTCCTGCTCCAGCAAAGGAGCCCTCAAGGTCCACGAGAGGATCCACTCCGAGGAGCGCCCCTTCAAGTGTGACTTCTGCAGCTTCGCCACCAAGCAGCGCAGCAACCTGGTCATCCACAAGAAGAAGTGCCACGCCGACAAGCCCGAGAAAGGCGCTGGCGGCAAAGGAGGGAAGTGTTGTCGAGGCGGTGGAGATGATCCGCCCAAGCCGGCGAGTTCGCGGTACCGCGCCAAGCTGGAAGCGACGCGTGCCTTCCGCTGTGACGTGTGCGAAGCCTCGTTCGTGAGAGAGGACTCTCTGAGGAGCCACAGGAAGCAGCACAGGGATTCCCAGCAGGCCGGGCTGCAGCGCTCCCCCCCGGGCAGCAGTGTTGGCCTAAGCCCTGCTGCCGCCTGCAGGCAAGCCAGCTCCCAGCTCCAGGGTCCCCAGGCCTCCTCGGAGCCCTTAGCACCTTACGGCAGTGCCCAGCTTAAGATCATTGTATCCCACCCACTGGGCCAGGAAGGCTCCTTTCTGCAGACTGGCATAGATGGGCATCAGCATGGCAAGACTGGCACAGTCCTGCTGAGCACCGAGAGCCAGGACATGGTGGTCAACTCCATGATCCAGCAGGTCAACCTGCTGTCCCCCATGCAGCACCTGGGCTCCCAGGCAGAGGGTGCCCTGGAGCCCCACACTGTCCTCCTGACCCAGCTCTCCCCTGGGGACAGCAACCCGCTCCACCAGGCTCTGCTCCAGACGGCCATCACCTCCCAGGAGTCCTGCAGCCCCAGCCAGACCTTCATCACCACCTGCTCCGACCTGGAGGGCCTCAGCGCCCTCATACAGGAGGGCGGGACGGAGGTGACCGTGGTGACCGAGGGAAACGGCTCCATGGTCGCCGTGCCCTCGGACGGGGGGTGTGAGGGTGTCTCGGAGGAGCTCTCGGGGCAGACGCTGCCGGTGACAGTGGTGCATGGGGACGGTGGCGCCCCCTGCGGGGACGGTGGTCTGCTGGTGCCCAACATCAGCTTAAGCAGCCAGGGCGTGGTGATCCACAGTTTACCCCTGGTGGTGTCCGCCCCTAGCCAGCAGACAGGCCTGGAGCAGCTGTCCTCACACAGCCtgtactcacacacgcacaccctggATGGACTGCCTCACTGA
- the sall4 gene encoding sal-like protein 4 codes for MRISTCGANFPTRRICKEGKEIVLLFALDGCTMSRRKQAKPQHINSDEPGSSENDVLLDGHAEEDGNERKRFRMEDARVCNKCCAEFFNETEFLEHQENCTKGQQVVIMKDSDGNEVPEDFSQGSSGAPQSDDDGQASSNPLPSVHPEPERTDEEVSKSNVEKFSKGGQVMSASTEISYQPSPKLQDSNVTLESMPATKVAVTQHSSSRKSPPSKDTLQAIPMILEQLVYLQQQQLQQIQLTEQIRIQVAMMAPQSLHSAVGAAVDPLKALGAHLSQQLSAAAALIGKRTGSQSLSMETMKQGKLPQSNGIPTSLAEGLGSIPLKADLLKAVPDLASRLPALLPQSPGAMALPGSFTGLPVGLDPSKKGKSKVSNMLTESKSSSGDLLYKHKCKYCGKTFGNDSALQIHLRSHTGERPFKCNICGNRFTTKGNLKVHFQRHRDKYPYIRMNPHPVPEHLDNLPTSSGIPYGMSMPIEESNMVDMKPVIGLPTPGFHQSPLQGFKPPFESFGVDPFSQRPSSSSSDGASNPSNMFGHEMGSDQNQESKDLKGTHTNGNGLSEHTSGTAKLQQMVDGLEKRTNDPNECYICHRVLSCQSSLKMHYRTHTGERPYKCKICGRAFSTKGNLKAHYGVHRANTPLKMQHSCPICQKKFTNAVVLQQHIRMHMGGQIPNTPMPDDQYEAADAMDSSLPDENSMDASGLDGSLEDPDTELDTQEKPSASFSTPATDEQQPQAPPSMFSSIAALENHMKTITSALNLKRQTSTTSESDGPSKGSPSEPKEQEYQIDCSPAISDSLSFHSSSPVNSQMGSSQSKSPELAIPEDFSHNGARLDSDCGSQDVNESNGALDLTAPSSFTPKPIKEEPGLPYSIGEYAPSHLPFMRMPPSLVNLEMQIPSENPLGAHGLFGSQLPQGTGMSASSAARRSTKQHLCNACGKNFSSASALQIHERTHTGEKPFACTICGRAFTTKGNLKVHVGTHMWNNASRRGQRLSLDNPMALMAMGSESKVMPDMMPPPKELGPPPMNFDQSLWNQYAAAFTNGLTMKTNEISVIQNGGIPLPGSLAGGPLAGSTGGLMKMDGSHSGLPASVAEMEKNISETSQFPHFMEEGKIAVN; via the exons ATGCGCATTTCTACTTGTGGAGCTAATTTTCCAACCCGAAGAATTTGTAAAGAAGGAAAGGAAATTGTGTTACTATTTGCTCTCGATGGTTGCACCATGTCGAGGCGCAAGCAAGCCAAACCACAGCATATCAATTCCGATGAGCCCGGGTCCTCAGAAAACG ACGTTCTACTGGATGGTCACGCTGAAGAGGAtggaaatgagagaaagaggttcAGAATGGAAGATGCTAGAGTTTGCAACAAGTGTTGTGCCGAATTCTTCAATGAGACAGAATTTCTTGAACATCAGGAAAATTGCACTAAAGGTCAGCAGGTGGTCATCATGAAAGACTCTGATGGGAATGAAGTGCCAGAAGACTTCTCTCAAGGCTCTTCTGGTGCCCCCCAAAGTGACGATGATGGCCAGGCCAGCAGTAATCCTTTACCCAGTGTCCATCCAGAACCAGAACGGACAGATGAAGAGGTGTCCAAATCAAATGTTGAAAAGTTTTCAAAAGGAGGACAGGTTATGTCTGCCAGTACTGAGATTAGTTACCAGCCTTCACCCAAGTTACAAGATTCTAACGTCACCCTTGAATCTATGCCTGCCACCAAAGTAGCAGTCACCCAGCATTCATCCAGCCGTAAGTCTCCACCCTCCAAGGATACATTGCAGGCCATCCCTATGATTCTGGAGCAGCTAGTATATCTCCAGCAGCAACAGCTCCAGCAGATTCAGCTAACTGAACAGATCCGCATCCAGGTGGCCATGATGGCTCCCCAGAGTCTCCACTCAGCTGTAGGGGCAGCAGTGGACCCCCTTAAGGCACTGGGAGCTCACCTTTCTCAGCAGTTGTCAGCTGCAGCAGCCCTGATAGGGAAAAGAACAGGAAGTCAGAGCCTCTCAATGGAGACTATGAAACAGGGCAAACTACCTCAATCTAATGGCATCCCAACATCTCTGGCTGAGGGTCTAGGGTCAATCCCCTTAAAAGCAGATCTTTTGAAGGCAGTCCCAGACCTGGCCAGTCGCCTACCAGCTTTACTACCCCAGTCTCCAGGGGCCATGGCATTACCAGGCTCTTTTACTGGCCTCCCTGTAGGACTGGATCCTTCCAAAAAAGGGAAAAGCAAGGTCTCCAACATGCTGACTGAATCCAAAAGTAGTTCTGGGGATCTCTTATACAAGCACAAGTGTAAATATTGTGGCAAAACCTTTGGGAATGACAGTGCCCTCCAGATCCACTTGCGCTCTCATACTGGGGAGAGGCCCTTCAAATGTAACATCTGTGGAAATCGCTTCACAACCAAAGGAAACCTCAAAGTACATTTCCAGAGACACAGGGATAAGTATCCTTACATCAGGATGAATCCCCACCCTGTGCCAGAACATCTTGACAATCTACCCACCAGCAGTGGCATTCCCTACGGTATGTCAATGCCCATAGAAGAATCCAACATGGTGGACATGAAACCAGTGATTGGCCTCCCAACTCCAGGTTTCCACCAATCTCCACTCCAGGGCTTTAAGCCCCCCTTTGAAAGCTTTGGAGTTGACCCATTCTCTCAAAGGCCCTCATCATCAAGTAGTGATGGAGCATCAAATCCCTCCAACATGTTTGGTCATGAGATGGGCTCGGATCAAAACCAGGAATCGAAAGACCTCAAGGGAACACACACGAATGGCAATGGTCTATCCGAGCACACCTCAGGAACTGCCAAACTGCAGCAGATGGTGGACGGGCTGGAGAAGAGGACCAATGATCCCAACGAGTGTTACATCTGTCACCGAGTGCTCAGTTGCCAGAGCTCCCTCAAGATGCATTATCGTACTCACACTGGTGAGCGGCCCTACAAGTGCAAGATCTGCGGACGGGCTTTCTCCACTAAGGGAAACCTCAAAGCCCATTATGGTGTTCATCGGGCCAACACACCCCTCAAAATGCAACACTCCTGCCCTATCTGTCAGAAGAAGTTTACCAATGCAGTGGTCCTGCAGCAGCACATCCGCATGCACATGGGCGGACAGATACCAAACACCCCCATGCCAGACGACCAGTATGAGGCTGCTGACGCAATGGACTCATCTCTGCCCGACGAGAACTCCATGGATGCTTCTGGCCTTGATGGGAGCTTGGAAGACCCAGACACTGAGCTGGACACCCAGGAGAAGCCCAGTGCCTCCTTCTCAACACCAGCCACTGACGAGCAGCAGCCCCAGGCACCTCCCTCAATGTTTTCTAGCATCGCAGCCCTAGAGAATCACATGAAGACCATCACCTCGGCTCTCAACCTGAAACGCCAGACCAGCACAACCTCCGAGAGTGATGGACCGTCTAAAGGGTCACCCTCGGAGCCAAAGGAGCAAGAGTACCAGATCGATTGTAGTCCTGccatctctgactctctgtcctTTCACTCCTCGTCACCGGTGAACAGCCAGATGGGAAGCAGCCAGTCAAAGTCTCCTGAGTTGGCAATTCCGGAGGATTTTTCCCATAATGGAGCTCGACTGGATTCAGACTGTGGCTCCCAGGATGTAAATGAGTCCAATGGAGCTCTTGATCTGACTGCACCCAGCAGCTTCACACCAAAGCCAATCAAAGAAGAACCTGGCCTGCCCTACTCAATTGGCGAGTAtg CTCCTAGCCATCTACCTTTCATGAGGATGCCCCCCAGTCTGGTCAACCTGGAGATGCAGATTCCCTCAGAGAACCCCCTGGGTGCCCATGGCTTGTTTGGCTCCCAGCTGCCTCAGGGGACAGGGATGTCGGCCTCCAGCGCTGCTCGCAGGTCCACCAAGCAACACCTGTGTAACGCCTGTGGGAAGAACTTCTCTTCAGCCAGTGCTCTGCAGATCCATGAGCGGACGCACACAGGAGAAAAGCCCTTTGCCTGCACTATATGTGGAAGAGCTTTCACTACCAAGGGTAACCTAAAG GTCCATGTTGGAACTCACATGTGGAACAATGCGTCTAGGCGCGGTCAGCGCCTGTCTTTGGACAACCCCATGGCCTTGATGGCCATGGGATCAGAGTCGAAGGTAATGCCTGACATGATGCCCCCTCCTAAGGAACTGGGTCCTCCACCTATGAACTTTGACCAGTCTCTGTGGAACCAGTATGCTGCTGCTTTCACCAATGGGCTGACCATGAAGACAAATGAGATTTCTGTCATCCAGAATGGTGGCATTCCCCTTCCTGGCAGCCTGGCTGGGGGGCCTCTGGCTGGCTCCACTGGAGGCCTGATGAAGATGGACGGATCCCACTctggcctgcctgcctctgtggCGGAGATGGAGAAGAACATCTCAGAAACATCTCAATTTCCACATTTCATGGAAGAGGGAAAAATTGCAGTGAATTGA